In Calliopsis andreniformis isolate RMS-2024a chromosome 8, iyCalAndr_principal, whole genome shotgun sequence, one DNA window encodes the following:
- the LOC143182196 gene encoding uncharacterized protein LOC143182196 isoform X1 → MKCINSKIYATVIVCFCCLGVVGQYEWQARDAFDEIRLRMDKIDEENCPIQHLGDLYLPEDTVSHLPDIKDININPVFPNRTALLHLHNMALSRSFFWSYILQSRFIRPAINDTYDPGMMYYFLSTVADVSSNPYINASAIYFSPNMSYSPSYRGFFNKTMPRFAPRTFRADDFNDPIHLERISTRNTFTVKDLGAFASDSLSEDYTTDYYRINEWYKKWLPDNVEKRHDTKTTYQVEIRYANNTNETFTFHGPPGADEYPGPVKWTRPYYDCGRSNRWLVAAVVPITDIYPRHTGFRHIEYPTYTAISVIEMDFDRIDINQCPKGKGNSGPNRFANTARCKTETTECEPLQGWGFRRGGYQCRCKPGFRLPTVVRRPYLGEIVERATQEQYYNGFDCTKIGWIHKMPVQWEKAKPHIREKYLEQFYHYRNYSVGPEALRSAKVNIDQTVKFILSVNSKTCKNYTQEDLTLRGDISFGAKEFFENEAKMATRLANFISAFLQISDPHEVYSGKRVADRPLTEDQMIGETLALVLGDTKIWSAGTFWDRNKFTNRTFFAPYAYKTQLNTRKFKVEDLARLNKTDEVYTEKSYFQVLKQRWATNFDELEKYYMKIKIRYNETGEYLKKYEHYPNSYRAANLNHGHWTTPYFDCNGRVKKWVITYASPFFGLDSLKEKLEFKGVVAVTMDLLQLDINQCDDMFYASNAFKGTHKCDRKTSYCVPILGRGFEIGGYKCECKQGFEYPFEDLITYYDGQLVEAEFSNLISDQETRYDMFKCRLAGASSTQVSWILLFASILSYLIKSK, encoded by the exons ATGAAATGTATTAATTCGAAAATCTATGCGACGGTGATTGTGTGTTTCTGCTGTTTGGGCGTTGTCGGGCAATATGAGTGGCAAGCTAGAGATGCATTTGACGAAATTCGGTTGAGAATGGATAAAATTGACGAAGAAAATTGTCCTATTCAACATCTCGGAGATCTGTATTTACCGGAAGACACGGTTTCGCATTTGCCTGACATCAAGGACATTAATATCAATCCTGTATTCCCAAATAGAACTGCCTTACTGCATCTTCATAATATGGCTCTTAGTAGATCTTTCTTTTGGAGCTACATTCTACAATCACGATTTATACGTCCAGCTATCAATGATACATACGATCCAGGCATGATGTATTATTTTTTATCAACAGTTGCTGATGTTTCTTCAAATCCGTATATAAATGCTTCTGCTATATACTTCTCACCAAATATGTCCTATTCTCCATCCTATAGAGGCTTTTTTAACAAAACCATGCCTAGATTTGCTCCGCGAACATTTAGAGCTGATGATTTTAATGATCCAATACACTTGGAAAGAATATCCACAAGAAATACATTTACTGTAAAAGATCTTGGTGCATTTGCCAGTGATAGTCTTAGCGAAGACTATACAACGGATTattatcgtataaatgaatg GTATAAGAAATGGCTACCAGATAATGTTGAAAAAAGGCACGATACTAAAACTACTTATCAAGTTGAGATTCGTTATGCTAATAATACCAATGAAACGTTTACATTTCATGGTCCTCCAG GGGCAGATGAATATCCTGGGCCTGTAAAATGGACCAGACCTTATTATGATTGTGGCAGATCAAATCGATGGCTTGTGGCAGCAGTTGTACCTATTACAGACATATATCCAAGACACACAGGATTCAGACATATAGAATACCCAAc ATACACTGCTATATCCGTAATAGAAATGGATTTTGATAGAATAGATATAAATCAATGTCCTAAGGGGAAAGGGAATAGTGGACCAAATAGATTTGCAAATACTGCTAGATGTAAAACAGAAACTACCGAG TGTGAACCATTACAAGGCTGGGGCTTTCGAAGAGGGGGATATCAATGTAGATGTAAGCCAGGTTTCAGACTACCAACAGTAGTGCGACGGCCGTATCTTGGAGAAATTGTAGAGAGAGCAACTCAAGAGCAATATTATAATGGATTTGATTGTACTAAAATAGGAT GGATTCACAAGATGCCAGTACAATGGGAAAAGGCAAAGCCACATATTAGAGAAAAATATCTTGAACAATTTTATCATTATAGAAATTACTCCGTTGGACCAGAAGCATTACGATCCGCAAAAGTAAacatagatcaaacagttaaatttattttaagcGTCAACTCGAAAACGTGCAAAAA TTACACGCAAGAAGATTTAACTTTGCGCGGAGATATAAGTTTTGGTGCCAAAGAATTCTTTGAAAATGAAGCAAAAATGGCGACTAGATTGGCAAATTTTATTAGCGCGTTCTTGCAAATTTCTGATCCCCACGAGGTGTATTCCGGAAAAAGGGTAGCGGACAGACCGCTTACAGAAGATCAAATGATTGGCGAAACTTTAGCATTAGTTCTTGGAGATACTAAAATATGGTCTGCTGGGACATTTTGGGATCGTAACAAATTCACGAATAGAACGTTTTTTGCTCCGTACGCTTATAAAACTCAACTAAATACCCGTaaattcaaggttgaagatttgGCCAGACTCAATAAAACAG ATGAGGTGTACACTGAAAAAAGTTATTTCCAAGTATTGAAACAAAGATGGGCAACAAACTTCGATGAACTGGAAAAGTATtacatgaaaataaaaattcggTATAACGAGACCggggaatatttaaaaaagtatGAACATTATCCAAATTCGTATAG GGCAGCAAACCTGAATCATGGCCACTGGACAACTCCATACTTCGATTGTAACGGCAGAGTGAAGAAATGGGTAATTACATATGCATCCCCGTTTTTCGGCTTGGACAGTTTGAAAGAGAAACTGGAATTCAA GGGCGTTGTAGCTGTTACCATGGACCTACTTCAGCTCGATATCAATCAATGCGATGATATGTTCTACGCATCGAACGCATTCAAGGGCACTCATAAATGTGATAGAAAGACATCATAC TGTGTCCCAATCCTTGGTAGAGGTTTCGAAATAGGCGGTTATAAATGTGAATGTAAACAAGGTTTCGAATATCCGTTCGAAGATTTAATCACGTACTATGATGGTCAGTTGGTAGAAGCCGAATTCAGCAATTTAATCAGTGATCAAGAAACTAG GTACGATATGTTTAAATGTCGTTTAGCTGGTGCTTCATCGACACAAGTTAGCTGGATACTGCTCTTCGCATCGATACTCAGTTATTTAATTaaaagtaaataa
- the LOC143182196 gene encoding uncharacterized protein LOC143182196 isoform X2, with the protein MKCINSKIYATVIVCFCCLGVVGQYEWQARDAFDEIRLRMDKIDEENCPIQHLGDLYLPEDTVSHLPDIKDININPVFPNRTALLHLHNMALSRSFFWSYILQSRFIRPAINDTYDPGMMYYFLSTVADVSSNPYINASAIYFSPNMSYSPSYRGFFNKTMPRFAPRTFRADDFNDPIHLERISTRNTFTVKDLGAFASDSLSEDYTTDYYRINEWYKKWLPDNVEKRHDTKTTYQVEIRYANNTNETFTFHGPPGADEYPGPVKWTRPYYDCGRSNRWLVAAVVPITDIYPRHTGFRHIEYPTYTAISVIEMDFDRIDINQCPKGKGNSGPNRFANTARCKTETTECEPLQGWGFRRGGYQCRCKPGFRLPTVVRRPYLGEIVERATQEQYYNGFDCTKIGWIHKMPVQWEKAKPHIREKYLEQFYHYRNYSVGPEALRSAKVNIDQTVKFILSVNSKTCKNYTQEDLTLRGDISFGAKEFFENEAKMATRLANFISAFLQISDPHEVYSGKRVADRPLTEDQMIGETLALVLGDTKIWSAGTFWDRNKFTNRTFFAPYAYKTQLNTRKFKVEDLARLNKTDEVYTEKSYFQVLKQRWATNFDELEKYYMKIKIRYNETGEYLKKYEHYPNSYRAANLNHGHWTTPYFDCNGRVKKWVITYASPFFGLDSLKEKLEFKGVVAVTMDLLQLDINQCDDMFYASNAFKGTHKCDRKTSYVRYV; encoded by the exons ATGAAATGTATTAATTCGAAAATCTATGCGACGGTGATTGTGTGTTTCTGCTGTTTGGGCGTTGTCGGGCAATATGAGTGGCAAGCTAGAGATGCATTTGACGAAATTCGGTTGAGAATGGATAAAATTGACGAAGAAAATTGTCCTATTCAACATCTCGGAGATCTGTATTTACCGGAAGACACGGTTTCGCATTTGCCTGACATCAAGGACATTAATATCAATCCTGTATTCCCAAATAGAACTGCCTTACTGCATCTTCATAATATGGCTCTTAGTAGATCTTTCTTTTGGAGCTACATTCTACAATCACGATTTATACGTCCAGCTATCAATGATACATACGATCCAGGCATGATGTATTATTTTTTATCAACAGTTGCTGATGTTTCTTCAAATCCGTATATAAATGCTTCTGCTATATACTTCTCACCAAATATGTCCTATTCTCCATCCTATAGAGGCTTTTTTAACAAAACCATGCCTAGATTTGCTCCGCGAACATTTAGAGCTGATGATTTTAATGATCCAATACACTTGGAAAGAATATCCACAAGAAATACATTTACTGTAAAAGATCTTGGTGCATTTGCCAGTGATAGTCTTAGCGAAGACTATACAACGGATTattatcgtataaatgaatg GTATAAGAAATGGCTACCAGATAATGTTGAAAAAAGGCACGATACTAAAACTACTTATCAAGTTGAGATTCGTTATGCTAATAATACCAATGAAACGTTTACATTTCATGGTCCTCCAG GGGCAGATGAATATCCTGGGCCTGTAAAATGGACCAGACCTTATTATGATTGTGGCAGATCAAATCGATGGCTTGTGGCAGCAGTTGTACCTATTACAGACATATATCCAAGACACACAGGATTCAGACATATAGAATACCCAAc ATACACTGCTATATCCGTAATAGAAATGGATTTTGATAGAATAGATATAAATCAATGTCCTAAGGGGAAAGGGAATAGTGGACCAAATAGATTTGCAAATACTGCTAGATGTAAAACAGAAACTACCGAG TGTGAACCATTACAAGGCTGGGGCTTTCGAAGAGGGGGATATCAATGTAGATGTAAGCCAGGTTTCAGACTACCAACAGTAGTGCGACGGCCGTATCTTGGAGAAATTGTAGAGAGAGCAACTCAAGAGCAATATTATAATGGATTTGATTGTACTAAAATAGGAT GGATTCACAAGATGCCAGTACAATGGGAAAAGGCAAAGCCACATATTAGAGAAAAATATCTTGAACAATTTTATCATTATAGAAATTACTCCGTTGGACCAGAAGCATTACGATCCGCAAAAGTAAacatagatcaaacagttaaatttattttaagcGTCAACTCGAAAACGTGCAAAAA TTACACGCAAGAAGATTTAACTTTGCGCGGAGATATAAGTTTTGGTGCCAAAGAATTCTTTGAAAATGAAGCAAAAATGGCGACTAGATTGGCAAATTTTATTAGCGCGTTCTTGCAAATTTCTGATCCCCACGAGGTGTATTCCGGAAAAAGGGTAGCGGACAGACCGCTTACAGAAGATCAAATGATTGGCGAAACTTTAGCATTAGTTCTTGGAGATACTAAAATATGGTCTGCTGGGACATTTTGGGATCGTAACAAATTCACGAATAGAACGTTTTTTGCTCCGTACGCTTATAAAACTCAACTAAATACCCGTaaattcaaggttgaagatttgGCCAGACTCAATAAAACAG ATGAGGTGTACACTGAAAAAAGTTATTTCCAAGTATTGAAACAAAGATGGGCAACAAACTTCGATGAACTGGAAAAGTATtacatgaaaataaaaattcggTATAACGAGACCggggaatatttaaaaaagtatGAACATTATCCAAATTCGTATAG GGCAGCAAACCTGAATCATGGCCACTGGACAACTCCATACTTCGATTGTAACGGCAGAGTGAAGAAATGGGTAATTACATATGCATCCCCGTTTTTCGGCTTGGACAGTTTGAAAGAGAAACTGGAATTCAA GGGCGTTGTAGCTGTTACCATGGACCTACTTCAGCTCGATATCAATCAATGCGATGATATGTTCTACGCATCGAACGCATTCAAGGGCACTCATAAATGTGATAGAAAGACATCATAC GTACGATATGTTTAA